A genome region from Haliotis asinina isolate JCU_RB_2024 chromosome 11, JCU_Hal_asi_v2, whole genome shotgun sequence includes the following:
- the LOC137256310 gene encoding E3 ubiquitin-protein ligase cblA-like, which yields MRCNAYYMDTDNTNTNDVDSDNTNTNDVDSDNTNTNDNPANQNPNHSDTDNTNTNDVDPDNTNTNDNPANQNPNNANPDHTNTNDVDPDNIYSDNQEDLIQRRVKMVMKES from the exons ATGCGCTGTAACGCCTACTACATGGACACCGACAACACGAACACCAACGACGTGGACTCCGACAACACGAACACCAACGACGTGGACTCCGACAACACGAACACCAACGACAACCCCGCCAACCAAAACCCCAACCACTCGGACACCGACAACACGAACACCAACGACGTGGACCCCGACAACACGAACACCAACGACAACCCCGCCAACCAAAACCCCAACAACGCGAACCCCGACCACACGAACACCAACGACGTGGACCCCGACAACATTTACTCCGACAACCAAGAAGATTTAATACAGCGTCGAGTCAAAatg GTCATGAAAGAGAGCTGA